The Kribbella sp. NBC_00662 nucleotide sequence GCGCTGAACACGTCGACGGTGGTCTCGGGGGTTGCGTCCAGCTTGTGGATCATCGTCTACCTCGCGGGCGTCAGGACGTGGGTGGTCAGTGGATGGTGGCACGCGACCGCGTGCAGGCCGTCGGAGGGTTTCAATACCGGGACCTCCGTGGCACACCGCTCGGTCGCGAGCGGGCACCGGGTCCGGAAGTGGCAGCCGCTCGGCGGATCGATGGCCGACGGCAACTCGCCGCCGAGGCCGGTCGACCGGGCCGCGGCCTCCCGGTTCTTCGCGGACTCCGGTAGGGGGATCGCCTTGATCAGCCCGGCCGTGTACGGGTGCCGCGGTGTGCTGTAGACGTCCTCACCGGCTCCGAGTTCGACGAGCCGGCCCAGGTACATCACGCCGATCCGATCGGCCAGGTACTTCAGCAGCGACAGGTCGTGCGAGATCACGACGTACGTCTGGCCGTACCGTTCCTGCAGCGACCGCATCAGGTTGAGGATCTGCGCCTGGACCGAGACATCGAGCGCGGACACCGGCTCGTCCGCGACGATCACCTTCGGCCGGAGCGCCAGCGCCCGGGCCATCGCGATCCGCTGCCGCTGGCCACCCGAGAACTCATGCGGGTACCGCTCGGCTGCCTCAGGTGGCAACCCGACTGCCGCCAGCAGCTCGGCCACGGTACGGCGTCGTTCGCGCCGGGTGCCGACTCCCTGAGCGACCAACGGCTCCGCGATCAGCGCGGCAACGGTCATCCGCGGATCGAGCGCGGCGGCCGAGTCCTGGAACATCATCTGAAGATCACGCCGACGCTTCCGGAATCCGCTCCGGCTCTGCGCCGACAGGTCCCGGCCGTCGAAGGTGACGGATCCGCTGGTCGGCCGCTCCAGCCCCACCAGCATGCGCCCGAGCGTGGTCTTGCCGCAGCCCGACTCCCCGACGATTCCCAGCGTCTCCCCGGCCGCGATGGTCAGCGTCACTCCCGACACCGCTTGCACCGCGCGCGACGGGGCGAAGGGCCGCCTCGACCGCACGCCGAACCGCTTGTGTACGTCGAAGAGCTGCACCAGCGAGTCAGATCCGCGCGGCTCGGCCGCCTCCCGCACGCCGACATCCGCGACCGCGGCCCGGGTGCGCCCGTCGGCCGGATGGAAGCAGGCGTGCAAGTGATCCCCACCTGTCAGCGACGGATCGGCGCTGCGGCAGTCGTCCTGCGCGAACGCACACCGTGGAGCGAACCGGCACCCCGGTGCCAGGTCGAGCAGCTTCGGCGGACTGCCGGGAATCGTGGCCAGCTCCGCGTTCCGGTCGAGTTCCAGTGTCGGCATCGCGGCGAGCAACGCCTCCGTGTACCGATGCCGCGGCCGCTCGAACAATTCGTGTACGCCGCTTTGCTCGACCACCTGTCCGCCGTACATGACGGCGACCCGGTCGGCGTACTCGGCGATCACGCCCATGTCGTGGGTGATCAGCAGGACGCCCATCGACAGCTGCGACTTCAGGTCGTCGATCAGAGTCAGGATCTGCGCCTGGATCGAGACGTCCAGCGCGGTCGTCGGCTCGTCGGCGATCAGCAGCTTCGGATCGCACATCAGGCCGAGCGCGATCATCACTCGTTGCCGCATCCCGCCGGACAGCTGGTGCGGGTAGTCGTCGAGCCGCTCGCGCGGTCGCGGCATGCCCACCAGTCCGAGCACCTCGGTCGCCCGGGCCGTCGCCGCGGCGCGGCTGCTGTCG carries:
- a CDS encoding dipeptide ABC transporter ATP-binding protein codes for the protein MSLLEVTGLRTEIDTAQGRIRPVDGVSFAVRAGETLGVVGESGSGKTMTGMSIMRLLPPGGSITGGSIRLDGRELTELDEPAMRKVRGSELAMIFQDPMTSLNPVRTIGSQLREAYRIHVDSSRAAATARATEVLGLVGMPRPRERLDDYPHQLSGGMRQRVMIALGLMCDPKLLIADEPTTALDVSIQAQILTLIDDLKSQLSMGVLLITHDMGVIAEYADRVAVMYGGQVVEQSGVHELFERPRHRYTEALLAAMPTLELDRNAELATIPGSPPKLLDLAPGCRFAPRCAFAQDDCRSADPSLTGGDHLHACFHPADGRTRAAVADVGVREAAEPRGSDSLVQLFDVHKRFGVRSRRPFAPSRAVQAVSGVTLTIAAGETLGIVGESGCGKTTLGRMLVGLERPTSGSVTFDGRDLSAQSRSGFRKRRRDLQMMFQDSAAALDPRMTVAALIAEPLVAQGVGTRRERRRTVAELLAAVGLPPEAAERYPHEFSGGQRQRIAMARALALRPKVIVADEPVSALDVSVQAQILNLMRSLQERYGQTYVVISHDLSLLKYLADRIGVMYLGRLVELGAGEDVYSTPRHPYTAGLIKAIPLPESAKNREAAARSTGLGGELPSAIDPPSGCHFRTRCPLATERCATEVPVLKPSDGLHAVACHHPLTTHVLTPAR